Genomic segment of Ignavibacteriales bacterium:
AAAAAATGGATGCCCGACTAAAGCATTCGGGCATGACAATTTTATTAGGTGCTGTTCTTAACATCTGTAACGCGAGTAAGTAAACTTTTGGCAGCTTGTGATGCCGGAATTATGCCCCGGCATTTACTGCCGCCGTGATTTGTGAACGAATGAATACAAAGAATCGATATAATGTTGTGCTGCAGATGCTTGCTCTCTGTGTGCTGGCAATTGCCGTAATTGTTTTGCACAACGGATGCACAAAACAGTACACCAATCAACCGCATCTCAACACACAACCGCAAACGTTCTTGTGGCTGTATCCTTCGGATACGAGTATCGCTGATGGTGTGAGCAGACAGCAGTTACATTGGTGGGGAGAAGATCGAGATGGATTTGTGAATGGATACTTGCTTTCGGTTGTGCCAGACCTTATCGTCGTTCCTCATCCCGATACACTCGCTTATAGGTTTGTTACCTCCACGGATTCACTCATTGCATTTCCTCTTCGCCAGGCTCGCCAGACATTTCTCGTTGATGTTCATGCCGTGGATAATACATTTACTTATCCATTACCGGCAGGATCTATTATCAGAATAACGCCATTTTCTTATTGGGATCAAAATGGTAACGGCATTTTTGATGGCACAGATGTTAGGTTGAATACTCTCGCCGATGCAATGGATCCAAATGGAGCTAAGCAGCGGTTTCCAACAATCAATACACCACCAGCAATCGATTATGTTTTTGATAGTGCGAACGATACAATGTATGCTCAACCACCGTCGCAGACATTTACAGTAGCGGGATTCTCGTGGGTCGGGCATGATTTTGACGGCGATGAGACCATTGCTTCTTTTAGAATATCTCTGAATGATTCTTTGTTCTCCCATCCGTTCACTATTCCCTCGAGTGTAACAACGATAACTCTTGCCGTGCCGCGCAGCACGAGTGATGCAGCAACATCCTCCCTAGTGGATGCAGACGTGCTATGGGGAACATCGCCTAACCTTCATAAGGCGGGAACTGTTTCGGGGCTGCACATGGACGCGAATAATACTCTCTATGTTCAGTCCGTCGATGTGGCTGGAGCTATGAGTAAGTCTATTGTATTTCCATCGAAGGGAAACCGTTGGTATGTGAAGAAACCTCGTGGGAACATCCTCATGGTCGTCGATTACGATGGTACCGATTTGGGCTCTGTTCAGTCCTTTTATGTTGATAGCGTCTTCAAACGGATAAACGGAATCACAACGGACACCTTGAATCTGGCTGACGGTAAAATGATTCCTTCCGGACAGCATGTCAATCCGGCACTCACCAAGACCCTAAAGTTGTACAATTGCGTGGTGTGGTTCACTGATCCATCACCGAACCTTGACCTGGCGCGAAATGTGCTCTTTGATTATTGGAGTTCTTCGGATGGAGGCCATCTTATTTATTCAGCTCATTATGCAGATCCGAATGCTGTACCTGATGCTGGCCATGCATACCGGGATATAGCTCCAATAGACAGTCTTGGTTCTGCACCTCTGAGTGTGACAAAATTTACTGGCATAGTATCTCCGGATTCATCAGTAAGTGCAGATATTTATCCGGTGATGGGATTCAAATCGAGGGTCGCAGGAGCGGGCATTTGCATTTTCCCGCTGTATCCTAATGCAGCAGCGCACACAATCTATTTCCTGCCTGCCACCACAAGCTATCCATTGACAAGCGCTGGTGTCATAGATGATACAAAGAGAGTGATCTTCTTTAATATTCCATTGGATAGGATGGCGGCAACGTCTTCGATTGGAAACAGCGGAGTAGTAGAATTCTTTAAGAAAGCCTTTAGTGAATTCGGATTGCAGTAAACAATGCGTTTATCGAAATTTTACATACTGACATTGTTTCTTTTCGCCGCGTTCGTGATGGGTGCTGGAATAACGTATTCACAAACAGGAGAGTTGAAAGGTAGAATAACAGACAAAACGACGAAAGAAGGATTGCCGAGTGTGAACATTGTGGTGAAGGGAACATACTATGGTGCGTCGACAGATTTTGATGGCAACTATTCAATTTCCAAGATTAATCCTGGCACGTACGTCGTTGAAATAAAATTGATCGGGTACAAGGTCGTGCAACTTCCGGTAGTGAAGATTGCAGAAGGTGGTACAACGGTACAAGATATTCAGCTTGAGGAAACATCGCTGTCGTTAGGGCAAGAAGTCGTCGTTGTGGGTGAAAAACCAATCTTCAACATAGAAGAAACCTCCAGTAAACATGCCATTAAAAGTGAAGATATTGAAGTTGCGGCAGTCAGAAATGTGCAAGATGTCGTGGCGATGCAGGTGGGTGTTGTAAAGTCGGACGATCAGATTCACATTCGCGGCGGCCGAAGTTATGAAACAGCGTATGTCATTGATGGTGTTTCTGTTCAGGATCCTCTTGCAGGAACCGGCTTCGGTGCACAGCTGCCTCCCGGTTCGATTGAGGAAGCAGAAGTAATCACAGGCGGATACAACGCTGAGTACGGACAGGCGACCTCCGGTGTTATCAATCTGACGACAAAGGACGGCGGAGACAAATACTCAGGGTCGCTGACGCACAAACAAGACCACTTTGGGTTCAATGACAATACACGTTCAAATTTCAAAACAGATATTTATGATTTTTCGCTGAGTGGTCCCGAACCGATTACAACAACAATTCTTCCAGTGATTGGTATAACGATTCCCGGAACTTTGAGTTTCTTCGTTAACGGTAATGTGAACATTACAGATGGTTATACGCGATGGGTAGAGAAAATCAATTCTGATGGTCTGCCAGTCGGTTGGGAGGTAGAAGCTCCGGGCGGACTCAAGAGCTCGTTGGTCCCGCAGTCCGATCTTATGCCTCGGCGGAGCAATAACTGGACAGGATTTGGCAAATTAACATGGAAGATCACGCCAACGATCAAGCTCGCTTATGCAGCATCGTATTCCTTAGCTGTAAATCAAAATACGCAATCCATTCAGACGACACTGGAATATCAGGAACCACAACCGGGGTACCAGTACCTGTTTCAGTTTATTCCGGACAGTGCGAACACATTTGCGCAATTGAATATTCAACAATCACTCTCTCTCACGCATACGATTAACACGAAAACGTTCTACGAGTTTCGCTTAAGCCGGTACACTGCGCATTTGCGTGCAGATGCAAACGGTAGGTCTTGGAATCAATATATGCAACCCAAAGATGTTGTGACGCTGCCTCTGGTGTATCGAAATGTTGGCAGAGATACGGTCATTGTGATTCCTGGAGATGGTTTCTACGATGTCGGCAGCCCTTCGAATTGGCGCGATCAATATGTGGATGAGTATACGGTGAAGCTTGATGTGACCAGCAACTTTAATGAGAAGAACAAATTCAAATCTGGTTTCGAGATACGGTTCCAGGATATGCAGATGATTGACATCTACCAACCGTGGGTTCGTCCGATGGGCTATGATAATGATATCTATGCCGTTAAGCCGGTACTCGGTGCATTGTATGCGCAGGATAATCTGACATTCGGCGGAATGATATTGAATTTTGGTTTGCGTTTTGATTACTGGTTTCCAGGAAAGTACGTGGACGACGCTATGCAGAACGATTCGCTCTCGCTCGTCAGCCCGGCTATTCGCAGTAAATACTTCGCTGATACGTATTCCCTCTTCGGACTTCGATGGAAGGGTCGGTTGAGTCCGCGTATCGCGATTGCCCATCCGATTTCCGACAACCAGACATTCACATTTTCGTACGGACACTATTCGAAATTTCCGCGTCCGCAGTATGTGTACACGAAACTTCTCAGAACAAATGCACGCTCGACGACTCAGACGATCGGCAATCCGGATTTAAATCCGGAGACAACGGTGGCATACGAAGTAGGGCTCCACAATCAACTTTCGGAGAACGATGCACTGAATGTCACTGCATACTATAAAGATATTTTCGATTATATCACGCCAAAGACTGTGCAGCTTCCTCAGACAAAATATTCTACTGGTTCATATACAACGTATATCAATTTAGATTATGCCCGTACTCGCGGAGTGGAGATCGAATACATAAAAAGATATTCTGATTGGTTCCGATGCAATGCCTCTGTTTCATATTCCATCGGGAAAGGAAAAAGCTCTTCTGCGGAAGAAGCGCTCTATAATATCCAGCAAGGAACCAATGAAAATGTAAAGGAATCTTACCTTGCATGGGATCGACCGTTTGATGCAACGCTCGCTTTAAATTTTCGGGTGAAAAAAGAGAAAGCACTTTTTGGTTTTGGCAACGGCATTCTGGATGACTACAACATCTATACACGATTCTTTTATGAATCGGGCAAGCGATACATGCCGCAGCTTTTCCTCGGCAATGATCCTGCAACGGGAAGGCCAATTTATATTTCTGATCCCAATAATCCGTACGGTGCAGTGGGTGAAGACGTTATCACTCTCGATCTGAATATTGAGAAATACTTTACGATTGCAAATGTCAGGTTCGTCCTATCACTAGAAATCAGTAATCTCCTGAATCGGGAAAATGCCCAGATTATTAATCCTGTCACGGGCAATGCGTATGAGCCGACGCAATCCAATGGACAATGGACACCGACACCGAACTCTTGGAACGATCCACACTATCCGGATTTACAGGCGCCTGTAGATCCTTTCCCGTACAATCCGGCGCGATATCAGGAACCACGTCATTTTATTTTAGGACTGGGAGTACGGTTCTAAATGAAGCGAATAGTATTCTATATCGCGTGTATAAGTTGCACTGTGAGCTTTGCGTTCAGCCAAAGTTTATTACCGAATTTAGGAGGGCAGCGGGCAGGTATTTCAAGTTTTCAATTTCTCAAGATCGGTATAGGTGGACGCGGTTCTGGAATGCAGGAAGCTATGGTGGCAGCAGTGAACGATGTGTCTGCATTATACTGGAATCCGGCTGGAGCAGTGTTGGATGAACACAATAGCGTCATGGTTGTGCACACTGAATGGTTGGTCGATTTGAAGCATGATTTTCTCGGAACTATGTACCATCTTTCTCCTGCCGATATTGTCGGACTGTCGTGCATCTCACTTCGTACAGACGACATGCCGGTCACGACAGAAACACAGCCGATGGGAACAGGTTCGTATTTTCAATACAGCGATCTTGCACTTGGCGTAACGTACGCAAGAAGGATGACAACACAATTCAGTTTCGGTGTGACACTGCGTTATGTCGAAGAACGTCTTGATGTTGTGAAGATAAAATCGATGCTCGTTGATTTTGGAACACACTATGCAACAGGGTTGGGTTCACTTCGTATTGGTGTGGCAGTAACGAATTTTGGTTCAGATGTAACACCGAAGGGCGATGTGACATATCTCGATGGCACCGTCAACTCATCGTTTCAAGCATTTTCGCCTCCAACAGTCTTTAAGCTGGGCGTTGCGTTTGAGCCGTATCAAACTGAGGAGCATCGTATTACAACGTCCATTCAATTGGATCATCCCAATGACAATGCAGAGGATTTGCGATTTGGCTTTGAATATGGATGGAGTGATTGGCTGAATCTTCGGGCAGGGCTGAAGAGGACGATCGGAGAAAACTGGTTCGGGGTGAGCCAGAAATCGGCTGACGATTTTTCTCTGGGTTTCGGCCTGATGATTCCACTGCCATTCACAACAGCGTCGTTCGAGTACAGCTACACACATTTTAATGAATTAGGAGCAGTGCATCGGATTTCATGCGCATTAACGTATTGATGAAACACTACGCAACCATATCGATAATTTTGATTGCCGTGTTTATTGCGGGAAGCGGCTGCACGGACCGTGCCTCGATCAATGAATTCACTGCGTTGGAGAATACGTATTACACGGTGGGCGATACCTCGTATGTAGAACTCTATCCGCCGTATCAATTGGGCTTCAACGGCCCGACAGCAGTACTCTATGGAAATGATCAACTACTCTATGTTGCAGATACACGAAACAATCGAATTATGATGATGGATGCCGCTGGCGGAGTTTTAGGTGCATGTCAGATTGACCAACCAATTTCCCTCGCACAAGATTTTCGGTTAGATTTATTAATAGGCGGTACGGTGATGAAGAACGGCAATCCGGTCGGCGCTCTATTCCGTCTTCATCTCGTTCAAGCGTTGCATAACTTAGATTCCGTGAAGATAGATACCGTCTGGAAAGAATCGTCTCATCCAAATCGGCGTTTTGTAGGACTTACGGCATTGCCGGATAATACCTATCTTGCAGCTCGAACGGGACCGGACAATTCAAGTCCGATTGATCCGGACACTCGCGTGATGAAATTCAGCACTTCGGATAAATATATTACACCGATTACCGACCTCTCGACGGGAACTGGATCGGGCATAAGTTTTATTAATCAGATTACAGGAATTACTTCAATTCCCAATACACGTGACTTCATCGTATTGCAACGATCGGTTGGGGTTGCTTACGGGGCAATCTATATGAGGTATTCATCATCATCAGATTTTGAAGGTTGGAAATCAGTGTATGATCCAACGGATCCAAGGACTGCATCGGCA
This window contains:
- a CDS encoding TonB-dependent receptor, producing MRLSKFYILTLFLFAAFVMGAGITYSQTGELKGRITDKTTKEGLPSVNIVVKGTYYGASTDFDGNYSISKINPGTYVVEIKLIGYKVVQLPVVKIAEGGTTVQDIQLEETSLSLGQEVVVVGEKPIFNIEETSSKHAIKSEDIEVAAVRNVQDVVAMQVGVVKSDDQIHIRGGRSYETAYVIDGVSVQDPLAGTGFGAQLPPGSIEEAEVITGGYNAEYGQATSGVINLTTKDGGDKYSGSLTHKQDHFGFNDNTRSNFKTDIYDFSLSGPEPITTTILPVIGITIPGTLSFFVNGNVNITDGYTRWVEKINSDGLPVGWEVEAPGGLKSSLVPQSDLMPRRSNNWTGFGKLTWKITPTIKLAYAASYSLAVNQNTQSIQTTLEYQEPQPGYQYLFQFIPDSANTFAQLNIQQSLSLTHTINTKTFYEFRLSRYTAHLRADANGRSWNQYMQPKDVVTLPLVYRNVGRDTVIVIPGDGFYDVGSPSNWRDQYVDEYTVKLDVTSNFNEKNKFKSGFEIRFQDMQMIDIYQPWVRPMGYDNDIYAVKPVLGALYAQDNLTFGGMILNFGLRFDYWFPGKYVDDAMQNDSLSLVSPAIRSKYFADTYSLFGLRWKGRLSPRIAIAHPISDNQTFTFSYGHYSKFPRPQYVYTKLLRTNARSTTQTIGNPDLNPETTVAYEVGLHNQLSENDALNVTAYYKDIFDYITPKTVQLPQTKYSTGSYTTYINLDYARTRGVEIEYIKRYSDWFRCNASVSYSIGKGKSSSAEEALYNIQQGTNENVKESYLAWDRPFDATLALNFRVKKEKALFGFGNGILDDYNIYTRFFYESGKRYMPQLFLGNDPATGRPIYISDPNNPYGAVGEDVITLDLNIEKYFTIANVRFVLSLEISNLLNRENAQIINPVTGNAYEPTQSNGQWTPTPNSWNDPHYPDLQAPVDPFPYNPARYQEPRHFILGLGVRF
- a CDS encoding PorV/PorQ family protein — translated: MKRIVFYIACISCTVSFAFSQSLLPNLGGQRAGISSFQFLKIGIGGRGSGMQEAMVAAVNDVSALYWNPAGAVLDEHNSVMVVHTEWLVDLKHDFLGTMYHLSPADIVGLSCISLRTDDMPVTTETQPMGTGSYFQYSDLALGVTYARRMTTQFSFGVTLRYVEERLDVVKIKSMLVDFGTHYATGLGSLRIGVAVTNFGSDVTPKGDVTYLDGTVNSSFQAFSPPTVFKLGVAFEPYQTEEHRITTSIQLDHPNDNAEDLRFGFEYGWSDWLNLRAGLKRTIGENWFGVSQKSADDFSLGFGLMIPLPFTTASFEYSYTHFNELGAVHRISCALTY